One genomic segment of Natranaerovirga pectinivora includes these proteins:
- a CDS encoding (2Fe-2S) ferredoxin domain-containing protein — MGKIKSLEELKKLKEEVKSKISIREQGDNIQNLTHIKIAMATCGIASGAREVMNYIIEELAKENIDDVVVTQTGCMGYCYAEPTIEVTIPGQEPVVYGDVTKEKAKEILEKHIKMGELVDGIIPITHKTIE, encoded by the coding sequence ATGGGAAAAATAAAATCTTTAGAAGAATTAAAAAAATTAAAAGAAGAAGTAAAATCAAAAATTAGCATTAGAGAGCAAGGGGATAATATCCAAAACCTCACCCATATAAAGATTGCAATGGCTACTTGTGGTATTGCATCTGGTGCAAGAGAAGTAATGAATTATATTATTGAAGAATTGGCTAAAGAGAATATAGATGATGTAGTGGTGACTCAAACAGGTTGTATGGGTTATTGTTATGCAGAACCAACCATAGAAGTAACCATACCAGGCCAAGAGCCTGTTGTGTATGGGGATGTAACGAAGGAAAAGGCAAAAGAAATATTAGAAAAACATATTAAAATGGGTGAATTAGTAGATGGCATTATACCTATTACCCACAAAACAATAGAATAA